Proteins from one Microbacterium proteolyticum genomic window:
- a CDS encoding DsbA family oxidoreductase, whose translation MTDAIKIDVWSDIACPWCFIGKRNLENGLAATADDDDAPVVEIEYHSFELSPDTPVDFVGGEVDYLSQHKGISPAQAREMLDRVTGVAAEAGLEYRFDILQHTNTVKAHELLHFAKEQGRQLDLSERLMAAYFLEGKHVGRDDDLVELAVEVGLDAELAREALASGRFRDAVRADQAQAQAYGISGVPFFVIDGKYGVSGAQPVEAFTQIARQVWDERRAAATEPETAQA comes from the coding sequence ATGACGGATGCCATCAAGATCGACGTGTGGAGCGACATCGCCTGCCCCTGGTGCTTCATCGGGAAGCGCAACCTTGAGAACGGCCTCGCCGCCACCGCCGATGACGACGACGCCCCGGTCGTCGAGATTGAGTACCACTCGTTCGAGCTCTCGCCCGACACCCCCGTCGACTTCGTCGGCGGCGAGGTGGACTACCTCTCGCAGCACAAGGGCATCTCGCCCGCTCAGGCGCGCGAGATGCTCGACCGCGTCACCGGCGTCGCCGCCGAGGCGGGACTCGAGTACCGCTTCGACATCCTGCAGCACACCAACACCGTGAAGGCGCACGAGCTGCTGCACTTCGCCAAGGAGCAGGGTCGCCAGCTCGACCTGTCGGAGCGCCTGATGGCGGCCTACTTCCTCGAAGGCAAGCACGTCGGCCGCGACGACGACCTCGTCGAGCTCGCGGTGGAGGTCGGCCTGGATGCCGAGCTCGCCCGCGAGGCCCTCGCCTCGGGGCGCTTCCGCGACGCGGTCCGCGCCGACCAGGCGCAGGCCCAAGCCTACGGCATCAGCGGGGTCCCGTTCTTCGTGATCGACGGCAAGTACGGCGTCAGCGGAGCCCAGCCCGTCGAGGCCTTCACCCAGATCGCCCGTCAGGTGTGGGACGAGCGTCGCGCGGCGGCCACCGAGCCGGAGACCGCCCAGGCGTGA
- a CDS encoding ATP-binding cassette domain-containing protein: MPRTLDTAVAIRADDLSLARNGVRVIDGVAFTLEAAHSLVVMGPTGSGKTSLASLLAGRPDEGLSVVGGDARVHGISARHPGRGVREWTFHTGYLPQGAGANLPARLTVHEVISEPITARDRRVNTRALAVRVATLLDEMELPLGTAPKYPYELSAGMRQRVALARALVLEPRLFVADDLYANLDVEVRRAARTAITRRRDERGMASLVVTNDADAPRDLDADVLVLRGGHVVAYGHGAEGLQWTPDGAPDRRISAG, encoded by the coding sequence ATGCCCCGGACCCTCGACACCGCCGTCGCCATCCGAGCCGACGACCTCTCGCTCGCCCGAAACGGCGTGCGCGTCATCGACGGAGTCGCCTTCACGCTCGAGGCGGCGCACAGCCTCGTGGTGATGGGACCCACCGGCTCGGGCAAGACCTCCCTCGCATCTCTCCTGGCCGGACGCCCCGACGAGGGGCTGAGCGTCGTCGGGGGAGACGCGCGCGTCCACGGCATCTCCGCGCGGCATCCGGGTCGGGGGGTGCGCGAATGGACGTTCCACACCGGGTATCTGCCCCAGGGCGCGGGCGCGAACCTCCCCGCGCGGCTGACCGTGCACGAGGTCATCTCCGAGCCGATCACGGCCCGCGACCGTCGTGTGAACACGCGCGCCCTGGCGGTGCGCGTGGCGACGCTGCTCGATGAGATGGAGCTCCCCTTGGGAACGGCGCCGAAGTATCCGTACGAGCTGAGCGCGGGGATGCGGCAGCGGGTCGCGCTGGCCCGGGCGCTCGTGCTGGAACCGCGCCTGTTCGTCGCCGACGATCTGTACGCGAACCTCGACGTCGAGGTCCGACGGGCGGCGCGCACGGCAATCACGCGTCGCCGGGACGAGCGCGGAATGGCCTCTCTCGTGGTGACCAACGACGCCGACGCCCCCCGTGACCTGGATGCCGATGTGCTGGTGCTGCGCGGAGGTCACGTCGTCGCGTACGGCCACGGCGCCGAGGGACTCCAGTGGACTCCCGACGGCGCGCCCGACCGACGGATTTCGGCGGGCTGA
- the dusB gene encoding tRNA dihydrouridine synthase DusB: MTTALAPERTLRIGPIELDAPVVLAPMAGITNTAFRRLCREYGAGLYVSEMITTRALVERNDTTMRLIRHHESETPRSIQLYGVDPATVEAAVRLIVEEDHADHIDLNFGCPVPKVTRRGGGAALPWKLTLFREIVERAVRAAGDLPLTIKMRKGIDADHLTYLEAGRVAEGAGVASIALHARTASEFYSGTADWSAIAKLKETVTSVPVLGNGDIWSAADAVRMMDETGCDGVVVGRGCLGRPWLFGDLARALGRPGAAPGEPVDATLGFVARAFRRHAELLVEFFEDEGRGCRDIRKHVAWYFKGYPVGGELRASLATASTLDEIDELLATMDLDAPYPGEAAEGQRGRAGTPKRPALPDGWLDSREIGVDAGRALADAELHHSGG, translated from the coding sequence ATGACCACGGCATTGGCCCCGGAGCGCACCCTGCGCATCGGCCCCATCGAACTCGACGCCCCCGTCGTGCTCGCGCCCATGGCCGGAATCACCAACACGGCGTTCCGGCGACTGTGCCGCGAGTACGGAGCCGGGCTCTACGTCAGCGAGATGATCACGACGAGGGCCCTCGTCGAACGCAACGACACGACGATGCGCCTCATCCGCCACCACGAGTCGGAGACACCGCGCTCGATCCAGCTGTACGGCGTCGACCCCGCGACGGTTGAAGCCGCGGTGCGCCTGATCGTCGAGGAAGACCACGCCGACCACATCGACCTCAACTTCGGCTGCCCCGTCCCGAAGGTGACGCGCCGCGGCGGCGGTGCCGCGCTGCCCTGGAAGCTCACGCTGTTCCGCGAGATCGTCGAACGCGCGGTGCGCGCGGCGGGCGACCTCCCGCTCACGATCAAGATGCGCAAGGGCATCGACGCCGACCACCTCACGTACCTCGAGGCGGGACGCGTCGCCGAGGGTGCCGGTGTCGCCTCCATCGCGCTGCACGCCCGCACGGCCTCCGAGTTCTACTCGGGCACCGCCGACTGGAGCGCGATCGCGAAGCTCAAAGAGACCGTGACGAGCGTCCCCGTCCTCGGCAACGGCGACATCTGGTCGGCCGCGGACGCGGTGCGGATGATGGACGAGACCGGGTGCGACGGCGTGGTCGTCGGCCGCGGATGCCTCGGGCGCCCGTGGCTGTTCGGCGACCTGGCGCGCGCGCTCGGCCGCCCCGGCGCGGCTCCCGGCGAGCCCGTCGACGCGACGCTCGGGTTCGTCGCGCGGGCGTTCCGCCGCCACGCCGAGCTGCTGGTGGAGTTCTTCGAGGACGAGGGGCGCGGATGCCGTGACATCCGAAAGCACGTCGCCTGGTACTTCAAGGGCTACCCCGTCGGCGGTGAGCTGCGCGCGAGCCTCGCGACCGCGTCGACGCTGGACGAGATCGACGAGCTGCTGGCCACGATGGACCTCGACGCGCCCTACCCGGGCGAGGCGGCCGAAGGGCAGCGCGGTCGCGCCGGCACGCCGAAGCGTCCCGCCCTGCCCGACGGATGGCTCGACTCCCGTGAGATCGGCGTCGACGCCGGCCGCGCCCTCGCCGACGCGGAACTGCACCACAGTGGCGGATGA
- a CDS encoding acyltransferase family protein translates to MPSSASRPRRDLQGLRALAVVGVVAGHLTGWPTGGFAGVDVFFVISGFLVTGILLRDFDASGSVDLRGFFARRLRRLLPAAILVLTVVVSLGYVVFHRTRADQTLGDALSALGLVSNWRFGLEGRDYFSATDVSPLQHFWSLSIEEQFSLVWPLLLVIAVAVLPVARRRGAVTRAVVGVIAVLVVAASAGAAVQLTASDPAGAYFSTLARAGELGVGAILAALAPALARMPALLRGALAWLGLAVVGASFLVIEPSSPFPAPWAALPVAGAALIVAGGIGGDPRHRHLFPLTNPLSVALGDVSYSLYLWHLPVIVFAGVLLPPGPSWMPIVLLITAVLTIATYLGIEQPIHRSPWLERRRAVGEEPVVPEPVAAAPVARPTALASRPAGWVPGQRYYPGARPRMGEPDAAPLAPVDPEPPTVPVPPVAPESEPRPGSEPVVAPLRPPTWAAWRERYSARIGLATATLTIGAGATVLAIFVAYGTPVLQLPALVAAPPAADPAEVATALPTLQAELAAAVSASTWPELHPGLDEVIRESSSDNRAHDCFTPDVAPDPGRCTFGDPAASHHLYLVGDSSAMAYAPAIAKLAEQSGGSWRATTVGMYGCRFTDVMIESRDPAVNAGCQTRKAQVRAMVAADPADLVIVSNAFTLGTAIGGASLDPAQLATSTFAEVGTWAPTGRTVFLSPPPHGADLNRCYSPLTGPSSCLAAVDDVWTQMETATEAEATATGNTAISALPFTCVQNVCPAFAGDTPVRYDETHLTPAFAERLAPILQQELQTRGLY, encoded by the coding sequence GTGCCCAGCAGTGCGAGCCGTCCGCGTCGCGACCTGCAGGGGCTCCGGGCTCTCGCGGTAGTGGGGGTCGTGGCCGGCCACCTCACCGGGTGGCCGACCGGCGGGTTCGCCGGCGTCGACGTGTTCTTCGTCATCTCGGGCTTTCTCGTCACGGGCATCCTGCTGCGTGACTTCGACGCGTCCGGCTCGGTCGATCTGCGGGGGTTCTTCGCCCGCCGCCTTCGCCGGCTGCTGCCCGCCGCGATCCTCGTGCTGACGGTCGTCGTGAGCCTCGGGTACGTCGTGTTCCACCGCACTCGCGCCGACCAGACCCTGGGCGACGCGCTCTCGGCGCTCGGCCTGGTCTCGAACTGGAGGTTCGGGCTCGAGGGGCGCGACTACTTCTCCGCCACCGACGTGTCGCCGCTGCAGCACTTCTGGTCGCTGTCGATCGAGGAGCAGTTCTCGCTCGTGTGGCCGCTCCTGCTGGTCATCGCGGTGGCCGTCCTTCCGGTGGCGCGACGCCGGGGAGCGGTCACCCGCGCGGTCGTCGGCGTGATCGCGGTCCTCGTCGTCGCGGCCTCGGCCGGCGCCGCGGTCCAACTCACGGCGAGCGACCCCGCGGGCGCGTACTTCTCGACCCTCGCGCGCGCTGGGGAGCTCGGGGTCGGCGCGATCCTCGCCGCCCTCGCGCCCGCACTCGCGCGGATGCCCGCGCTGCTGCGCGGCGCGCTCGCGTGGCTCGGTCTCGCGGTGGTCGGGGCGTCCTTCCTCGTCATCGAACCCTCGTCGCCGTTCCCCGCGCCGTGGGCCGCCCTTCCGGTGGCCGGCGCGGCCCTCATCGTCGCGGGCGGCATCGGGGGAGACCCTCGCCACCGCCACCTCTTCCCGCTGACCAACCCGCTGAGTGTGGCGCTGGGCGACGTGTCCTACTCGCTGTACCTGTGGCATCTGCCCGTGATCGTGTTCGCCGGAGTCCTGCTCCCGCCGGGTCCTTCCTGGATGCCGATCGTGCTGCTGATCACCGCGGTGCTCACGATCGCGACGTACCTGGGTATCGAGCAGCCGATCCACCGGTCGCCGTGGCTCGAGCGCCGCCGTGCCGTGGGGGAGGAGCCGGTCGTTCCCGAGCCGGTCGCGGCGGCGCCGGTCGCGCGGCCGACGGCGCTCGCCTCCCGTCCCGCGGGGTGGGTGCCGGGCCAGCGGTACTACCCCGGGGCACGACCGCGGATGGGCGAGCCGGATGCCGCGCCCCTGGCGCCGGTCGACCCGGAACCGCCGACGGTCCCGGTTCCGCCGGTCGCACCCGAATCCGAACCACGACCGGGATCGGAGCCGGTGGTCGCCCCGTTGCGCCCGCCCACGTGGGCGGCGTGGCGCGAACGCTACTCGGCGCGGATCGGCCTGGCCACGGCCACGCTCACGATCGGCGCGGGCGCCACGGTCCTCGCGATCTTCGTGGCCTACGGCACCCCCGTCCTGCAGCTGCCCGCGCTAGTGGCCGCCCCTCCCGCCGCCGACCCGGCCGAGGTCGCCACGGCCCTCCCCACCCTGCAGGCGGAGCTCGCCGCGGCGGTGAGCGCGTCCACCTGGCCCGAGCTCCACCCCGGACTCGACGAGGTCATCCGCGAGTCGTCCTCCGACAACCGCGCGCACGACTGCTTCACCCCCGATGTCGCGCCCGATCCCGGCCGCTGCACGTTCGGCGATCCCGCGGCATCCCATCACCTGTATCTCGTGGGCGACTCCAGTGCCATGGCCTACGCACCGGCGATCGCGAAGCTCGCGGAGCAGAGCGGGGGCTCGTGGCGCGCGACCACGGTGGGGATGTACGGATGCCGCTTCACCGACGTCATGATCGAGAGCCGTGATCCGGCGGTCAACGCCGGGTGCCAGACACGAAAGGCGCAGGTGCGGGCGATGGTCGCGGCGGACCCGGCGGACCTCGTGATCGTCTCGAACGCCTTCACCCTGGGGACGGCGATCGGAGGTGCGTCTCTCGACCCCGCGCAACTGGCGACCTCGACCTTCGCGGAAGTCGGCACGTGGGCACCGACCGGGCGAACGGTGTTCCTCTCGCCGCCGCCGCACGGTGCCGACCTGAACCGGTGCTATTCGCCCCTGACCGGCCCGTCCTCCTGCCTGGCCGCGGTCGACGACGTGTGGACGCAGATGGAGACGGCGACCGAGGCGGAGGCGACCGCGACGGGCAACACCGCCATCAGCGCGCTGCCGTTCACCTGCGTTCAGAACGTCTGCCCCGCCTTTGCGGGCGACACACCGGTGCGCTACGACGAGACGCACCTGACTCCGGCGTTCGCCGAGCGCCTCGCGCCGATCCTTCAGCAGGAACTGCAGACGCGCGGCCTGTACTGA
- a CDS encoding deoxyguanosinetriphosphate triphosphohydrolase, with protein sequence MADEAVVGVARPSGYDDVDAARFHEEQHRSQRDDFARDRARVLHSAALRRLAAKTQVLSPASPADFARNRLTHSLEVAQVGRELATALELSPDVVDTACLSHDLGHPPFGHNGERALNEWAEDIGGFEGNAQTLRILTRLEPKVIGPDGHSFGLNLTRASLDATCKYPWTADAPLPDPGGRLKFGVYPDDEPVFHWMRDGAPGRVRCIEAEVMDLSDDIAYSVHDFEDAVVNRYIDPALLASPAGHESLLTAIQTWVGYDFARDELADALYRLMRLPEWIGSFDGSRPALARLKNLTSDLIGRFARAATTATREAYPARDLTRYRAHVVVPRVVEAEMAVLKGIIGATVVSIDGRKALYREQRRVLKRLASALWEHPDALDTLHAPDFDTAVDDVARRRVVVDQVASLTDQHAIAWHGRLVGEVDAAELGIWAPGARPPRGADA encoded by the coding sequence GTGGCGGATGAGGCGGTGGTGGGCGTCGCACGCCCGTCCGGGTACGACGACGTCGACGCCGCCCGGTTCCATGAGGAGCAGCACCGCTCCCAGCGCGACGATTTCGCGCGCGACCGCGCGCGCGTGCTCCATTCGGCAGCTCTGCGACGCCTCGCCGCCAAGACGCAGGTGCTCAGCCCCGCCAGCCCTGCCGATTTCGCCCGCAACCGTCTGACGCATTCGCTCGAGGTGGCGCAGGTCGGGCGCGAGCTCGCCACCGCGCTCGAGCTCTCTCCCGACGTCGTCGACACCGCGTGCCTCAGCCATGACCTGGGGCACCCGCCCTTCGGCCACAACGGCGAGCGGGCGCTCAACGAGTGGGCGGAGGACATCGGCGGCTTCGAGGGCAACGCGCAGACGCTGCGCATCCTTACGCGGCTCGAGCCCAAGGTGATCGGTCCCGACGGGCACTCCTTCGGCCTCAACCTCACCCGGGCGAGCCTGGATGCCACGTGCAAGTACCCGTGGACGGCCGATGCGCCGCTGCCCGACCCGGGCGGGCGGTTGAAGTTCGGCGTCTATCCGGACGACGAGCCCGTCTTCCATTGGATGCGCGACGGCGCGCCCGGCCGGGTGCGCTGCATCGAGGCCGAGGTCATGGATCTCTCCGACGACATCGCGTACTCGGTGCACGACTTCGAGGACGCGGTCGTCAACCGTTATATCGACCCCGCCCTCCTGGCATCCCCGGCCGGCCACGAGTCCCTGCTCACCGCGATCCAGACGTGGGTCGGATACGACTTCGCGCGCGATGAACTGGCCGACGCGCTGTACCGCCTGATGCGTCTGCCCGAGTGGATCGGCTCGTTCGACGGGTCGCGTCCGGCGCTCGCCCGGTTGAAGAACCTGACGTCCGACCTCATCGGGCGCTTCGCCCGCGCGGCCACCACCGCCACCCGCGAGGCCTACCCGGCCCGCGACCTCACGCGTTACCGTGCGCACGTGGTCGTTCCCCGCGTCGTGGAGGCCGAGATGGCGGTGCTGAAGGGCATCATCGGCGCCACCGTCGTCTCGATCGACGGCCGGAAGGCGCTGTACCGCGAGCAGCGACGCGTCCTGAAGCGGCTTGCATCCGCCCTGTGGGAGCACCCCGACGCGCTCGACACCCTGCACGCGCCCGACTTCGACACCGCCGTCGACGACGTCGCACGGCGCCGGGTCGTCGTCGACCAGGTCGCGAGTCTCACCGATCAGCACGCGATCGCGTGGCACGGACGGCTCGTGGGCGAAGTGGATGCCGCCGAGCTCGGCATCTGGGCGCCGGGCGCCCGACCGCCGCGGGGAGCGGATGCCTGA
- the glsA gene encoding glutaminase A codes for MASPSDPRSYDLDGLRARVLPDRGGRVDDSIPQLADADPDLCAIALALPDGDVRSSSQSDVAFSLQSAVKPFLFALALLDTDGEALDRVGIEPTGEAFDALKLESGTGRPPNPMVNAGALLTASLVDGDGVEGRMERISRGLAAFAGRALEVDEAIAHNEHLLGDRNHALAHLMRAEGTMRVSADDAVAVYARACATMVDAETLALMGATLALGGVNPRSGRRVVPARVARDVVSVMATCGVYDGSGRWMRAVGIPAKSSVSGAIVLSVPGRLGAAVVSPPLDAQGTSVCGRLIAETLGEDLGLHSFATG; via the coding sequence ATGGCATCCCCCTCCGATCCGCGTTCGTACGACCTCGACGGCCTCCGCGCCCGGGTTCTGCCCGATCGGGGCGGTCGCGTCGACGACAGCATCCCTCAGCTGGCGGATGCCGATCCCGATCTCTGCGCGATCGCGCTCGCCCTGCCCGACGGCGACGTGCGGTCGAGTTCGCAGAGCGACGTCGCGTTCAGCCTGCAGTCCGCGGTGAAGCCGTTCCTCTTCGCCCTCGCTCTGCTCGACACCGACGGTGAGGCCCTCGACCGCGTCGGCATCGAACCGACGGGTGAGGCGTTCGACGCCCTCAAGCTCGAGAGCGGGACCGGTCGCCCGCCGAACCCGATGGTCAACGCCGGCGCGCTGCTCACCGCGTCGCTCGTCGACGGCGACGGCGTCGAGGGGCGGATGGAGCGCATCTCGCGCGGCCTGGCCGCCTTCGCCGGGCGCGCGCTCGAGGTCGACGAAGCCATCGCCCACAACGAGCACCTGCTCGGCGACCGAAACCACGCGCTCGCCCACCTCATGCGCGCGGAGGGCACGATGCGCGTGAGCGCGGACGACGCCGTCGCGGTGTACGCCCGGGCGTGCGCGACCATGGTGGATGCCGAGACCCTCGCGCTCATGGGCGCGACGCTCGCGCTCGGGGGCGTGAACCCCCGCTCCGGAAGGCGGGTGGTACCGGCGCGCGTGGCGCGCGACGTGGTCTCGGTCATGGCGACCTGCGGGGTCTACGACGGCTCCGGCCGCTGGATGCGGGCGGTCGGCATCCCGGCGAAATCGAGCGTCTCGGGCGCGATCGTCCTGTCCGTCCCGGGGCGGCTCGGGGCCGCCGTGGTGAGTCCGCCGCTGGATGCGCAGGGGACGAGCGTCTGCGGGCGGCTCATCGCGGAGACGCTCGGCGAGGATCTCGGACTGCACAGCTTCGCGACGGGGTGA
- the dnaG gene encoding DNA primase, which translates to MAGRIRQTDIDEVKARVNIADVVGERVALKPAGVGSMKGLCPFHDERSPSFHVRPQVGYYHCFGCGESGDVYSFLRAMDHVSFTEAVERMAARVGYTLHYEDGGAAPETTGRSRLYAANAAAAEYFRGQLMSPEADTARRFLGDRGFDAGAAAHFGVGYAPKGWSSLMDHLLGQKFSRDELVQAGLVSQGQRGVYDRFRGRVVWPIRDVTGQVIGFGARKLYDDDQGPKYLNTPETPIYKKAQVLYGLDLAKRDISREHRVVVVEGYTDVMACHLAGITTAIASCGTAFGSDHITVLRRVMGDDTSAGEVVFTFDPDAAGQKAALRAFADEKRFAAQTYVAVAPEGLDPCDLRLQRGDGAVRALMDNKAPMFEFVIDQRLKDYDLSSVEGRAGALRAAAPIVADIRDPALRPGYVRVLARRLGLDIPEVQSAVERAARGADRAEKRDAQRGGAAEAPAPVAVSVTMAQLPNTRDVALERGAMMAFLQYGHRIEPDLFLRALQTPFGHPALEAVRSTLASTDLSQPGWAVAAVEAVREPFRTLAAELLTAEFPARNEEGAVASANDLARGLLVRELEREKNGLLRDIQRVPADSEEGRRLRLRLRELDADRQRLTAS; encoded by the coding sequence ATGGCGGGGCGTATCCGGCAGACCGACATCGACGAGGTCAAGGCGCGGGTCAACATCGCCGACGTCGTCGGTGAGCGCGTCGCGCTGAAGCCCGCCGGCGTCGGGTCGATGAAGGGGCTGTGCCCCTTCCACGACGAGCGCAGCCCCAGTTTCCACGTGCGCCCCCAGGTCGGGTACTACCACTGCTTCGGCTGCGGGGAGTCGGGTGACGTGTACTCGTTCCTCCGCGCGATGGACCACGTGTCGTTCACCGAGGCCGTGGAACGCATGGCCGCGCGCGTCGGCTACACCCTGCACTACGAAGACGGCGGGGCCGCTCCCGAGACGACCGGCCGCTCCCGCCTGTATGCCGCGAACGCGGCGGCCGCCGAATACTTCCGGGGGCAGTTGATGTCGCCCGAGGCCGACACCGCGCGCCGTTTCCTGGGCGACCGCGGGTTCGACGCGGGTGCCGCCGCGCACTTCGGCGTCGGCTACGCCCCCAAGGGGTGGTCCTCCCTCATGGACCACCTGCTCGGGCAGAAGTTCTCGCGCGACGAGCTCGTGCAGGCGGGGCTCGTGTCCCAGGGGCAGCGCGGTGTGTACGACCGGTTCCGTGGGCGGGTCGTCTGGCCGATCCGCGACGTCACCGGGCAGGTCATCGGCTTCGGCGCGCGCAAGCTGTACGACGACGATCAGGGCCCCAAGTACCTCAACACCCCTGAGACGCCGATCTACAAGAAGGCGCAGGTGCTGTACGGCCTCGACCTCGCCAAGCGCGACATCTCGCGCGAGCACCGGGTCGTCGTGGTCGAGGGGTACACCGACGTCATGGCCTGCCATCTGGCGGGCATCACGACCGCGATCGCGTCGTGCGGGACGGCGTTCGGCAGCGACCACATCACGGTTCTCCGACGCGTGATGGGCGACGACACGTCGGCGGGCGAGGTCGTCTTCACCTTCGACCCGGATGCCGCCGGCCAGAAGGCTGCGTTGCGCGCCTTCGCCGATGAGAAGCGGTTCGCCGCGCAGACGTACGTGGCCGTGGCTCCCGAGGGCCTCGATCCGTGCGACCTGCGCCTGCAGCGCGGCGACGGCGCGGTGCGCGCGCTCATGGACAACAAGGCCCCGATGTTCGAGTTCGTCATCGACCAGCGCCTGAAGGACTACGACCTCTCCAGCGTCGAGGGCCGCGCGGGGGCGCTGCGGGCCGCGGCCCCGATCGTCGCCGACATCCGCGACCCGGCACTCCGCCCCGGTTACGTCCGGGTCCTCGCACGGCGTCTGGGGCTCGACATCCCCGAGGTGCAGAGCGCCGTCGAACGCGCGGCGCGCGGTGCGGATCGGGCCGAGAAGCGCGACGCGCAGCGCGGGGGAGCGGCAGAGGCTCCGGCCCCCGTGGCGGTGTCCGTGACGATGGCGCAGCTCCCCAACACCCGCGACGTCGCGCTCGAGCGCGGTGCGATGATGGCGTTCCTGCAGTACGGGCACCGCATCGAGCCGGATCTGTTCCTCCGCGCCCTGCAGACACCGTTCGGTCACCCCGCCCTCGAGGCGGTGCGGAGCACCCTGGCATCCACCGATCTGTCGCAACCGGGCTGGGCCGTGGCCGCCGTCGAAGCGGTACGCGAACCCTTCCGGACCCTTGCGGCCGAACTGCTCACGGCGGAGTTCCCCGCGCGCAATGAAGAGGGCGCGGTGGCCTCCGCGAACGACCTCGCGCGGGGCCTCCTCGTCCGCGAGCTCGAGCGGGAGAAGAACGGGCTGCTGCGCGACATCCAGCGTGTCCCGGCCGACTCCGAGGAGGGTCGGCGACTTCGTCTGCGACTGCGCGAATTGGATGCCGATCGCCAGAGGCTGACGGCTTCCTGA
- a CDS encoding isoprenyl transferase, whose protein sequence is MTPKPLTHRNAAPYRPLDWTGEYPPAFPKGSVPAHIAIVMDGNGRWANRQGLPRIEGHRAGEATILDIVAGAIQAGVKHLSLYAFSTENWTRSPDEVRFLMGFNREVLQRRRDQLNEWNVRVRWAGRRPRLWGSVINELQAAERLTAGNDGLTLTMCVNYGGRLEIVDAMRRLGEDIAAGKVKPSAISEKMIAKNLYVPDMPDVDLFLRSSGEQRTSNFLLWESAYAEMVFLDTLWPDFRRRHLWDAIGLYVSRDRRFGGAVDTPTAR, encoded by the coding sequence ATGACCCCGAAGCCGCTCACGCACCGCAACGCCGCCCCCTACCGCCCCCTCGACTGGACGGGGGAGTACCCACCGGCGTTCCCGAAGGGGTCGGTTCCCGCGCATATCGCGATCGTCATGGACGGCAACGGCCGCTGGGCGAACCGCCAGGGCCTCCCGCGGATCGAAGGGCACCGGGCCGGGGAGGCGACCATCCTCGACATCGTCGCGGGAGCGATCCAGGCGGGCGTGAAGCACCTGTCGCTGTACGCCTTCTCGACCGAGAACTGGACGCGGTCGCCCGACGAGGTCCGCTTCCTCATGGGATTCAACCGCGAGGTGCTCCAGCGCCGCCGCGACCAGCTGAACGAGTGGAACGTGCGGGTCCGCTGGGCCGGGCGCAGGCCCCGCCTGTGGGGCTCGGTCATCAACGAGCTGCAGGCGGCAGAACGCCTCACCGCCGGAAACGACGGCCTCACCCTGACGATGTGCGTCAACTACGGCGGTCGCCTGGAGATCGTGGATGCCATGCGGCGCCTCGGCGAGGACATCGCCGCCGGCAAGGTGAAGCCGTCGGCGATCAGCGAGAAGATGATCGCGAAGAACCTCTACGTGCCCGACATGCCCGACGTCGACCTGTTCCTCCGCTCCAGCGGCGAGCAGCGCACCTCGAACTTCCTCCTGTGGGAGTCGGCGTACGCCGAGATGGTGTTCCTCGACACGCTGTGGCCCGATTTCCGGCGCCGGCACCTGTGGGACGCGATCGGGCTGTACGTGTCCCGCGATCGACGGTTCGGCGGCGCGGTCGACACGCCGACCGCGCGATGA
- the recO gene encoding DNA repair protein RecO: protein MPTYRDEVVVLRTHKLGEADRIVTLLSRRHGKIRAVAKGVRRTSSRFGSRLEPFMVADVQLYQGRNLDIVQQAESLGAYGADIAQHYDRYTTASAMVETADRLNEAEATPQQYLLLVGGLRSLARGDHAARSVLDSYLLRAMALSGWAPGLGECARCGTVGEHDYFLAQLGGVVCASCAPAGSPRVARDTVDLLRALIAGEWDVVDAAPGRTTAAASGLVATYAQFHLERGIRSLSHLESNR from the coding sequence GTGCCCACCTACCGCGACGAAGTCGTGGTCCTGCGTACCCACAAGCTCGGGGAGGCGGACCGCATCGTCACCCTCCTCAGCCGACGCCACGGCAAGATCCGCGCGGTGGCGAAGGGCGTGCGCCGCACCTCGTCACGGTTCGGGTCGCGGCTGGAACCGTTCATGGTCGCGGACGTGCAGCTCTACCAGGGCCGGAACCTCGACATCGTGCAGCAGGCCGAGTCGCTCGGCGCCTACGGGGCCGACATCGCGCAGCACTACGACCGGTACACGACCGCCAGCGCCATGGTCGAGACCGCCGACCGGCTGAACGAGGCCGAGGCCACGCCGCAGCAGTACCTCCTTCTCGTCGGGGGACTCCGGTCGCTCGCGCGCGGCGACCACGCCGCCCGGAGCGTCCTGGACTCCTACCTGCTGCGCGCAATGGCCCTCTCGGGCTGGGCCCCCGGTCTCGGCGAATGCGCGCGATGCGGCACGGTCGGCGAGCACGACTACTTCCTCGCCCAACTCGGGGGCGTCGTGTGCGCGTCCTGCGCGCCCGCGGGCTCGCCGCGCGTCGCCCGCGACACCGTCGATCTGCTCCGCGCGCTCATCGCGGGGGAGTGGGACGTCGTGGACGCGGCCCCCGGTCGCACCACCGCCGCCGCCTCGGGCCTGGTCGCCACCTACGCGCAGTTCCACCTCGAGCGCGGCATCCGTTCCCTCTCGCACCTGGAATCGAATCGATGA